A single region of the Portunus trituberculatus isolate SZX2019 chromosome 29, ASM1759143v1, whole genome shotgun sequence genome encodes:
- the LOC123510452 gene encoding uncharacterized protein LOC123510452 — protein MASPNVCIVGRGGGALHPREAPQPAPLGTLRVAHLKSPTNHLSPFNPAPSPLPPPPAGDVPSTASVEEKWRRKLPYRIYDYNYKVGESYYKPQTSYIEDRDNRCKKSDPPECASFAERFAARPFYGKYGLPYGEREAALNQPLAYPRRSPSGTRGSRNEPDDEPQFGRAGRSRDRAPRNRRLSFSFDDEDEDFAPPPQPRRRFSLADSLDFKTPVSKYVDSDYGFRSSMGKENAPNDKVVIPNVLSDAIRDDIKKLEKQFRKAETLDRGMGGKRSQSWTEVVYNDAMNAPGKKSVKRENVSFTDPKTGSTVRKSSYQESSKFQSSKPPRAPPRPMRLLSMEDAAPERPRARRRHVSMSDDADFKLSSRSSLKSDSDDKFSSSRKMAVERRAKESENLTNNINMMLDKMRKHSLGELDTFPLKNLDAPRRTRSVRSRFSSSYGYSK, from the exons ATGGCATCTCCCAACGTGTGCATTGTGG GACGAGGTGGAGGTGCCCTACATCCCCGAGAAGCCCCTCAACCAGCGCCTCTTGGGACTCTCCGCGTTGCACATCTCAAAAGTCCGACGAATCATTTAAGTCCCTTCAACCCCGCCCCGTCGCCCCTTCCCCCGCCTCCTGCCGGTGACGTGCCCTCCA CCGCCAGTgtggaagagaagtggaggaggaagctgcCTTACCGCATCTACGACTATAACTACAAGGTGGGCGAGAGTTACTACAAACCCCAGACCTCCTACATCGAGGATCGGGACAACAGGTGCAAGAAATCTGACCCGCCAGAGTGTGCTTCCTTTGCTGAGCGGTTCGCGGCGCGCCCCTTCTACGGCAAATACGGTCTGCCCTACGGCGAGCGCGAGGCTGCCCTTAACCAGCCCCTGGCCTACCCCAGGCGCTCCCCCAGTGGTACTCGCGGCTCCAGGAACGAACCTGACGACGAACCACAGTTCGGTAGGGCAGGTCGCAGCCGTGACAGAGCGCCCCGCAACCGACGACTCTCCTTCAGCTTTGACGATGAGGATGAGGACTTCGCACCGCCGCCGCAGCCCAGGAGGAGGTTCTCGCTTGCCGACAGTCTTGACTTCAAGACACCCGTCAGCAAGTACGTGGACTCAGACTACGGGTTCCGCTCCTCGATGGGCAAAGAGAACGCGCCCAACGACAAGGTGGTGATTCCCAACGTGCTGAGCGACGCCATCAGAGATGACATCAAGAAGCTGGAGAAGCAGTTCCGAAAGGCAGAAACGCTGGACCGCGGTATGGGCGGCAAACGCTCCCAGAGCTGGACCGAAGTGGTTTACAACGACGCGATGAACGCCCCTGGCAAGAAGTCCGTCAAGAGAGAGAACGTGTCCTTCACTGACCCCAAGACCGGCTCCACCGTGCGCAAGTCCTCCTACCAGGAGAGCAGCAAATTCCAGAGCTCCAAGCCACCCCGCGCCCCGCCGCGCCCCATGCGCCTACTCAGCATGGAGGACGCCGCCCCTGAGAGGCCCCGCGCCCGACGGCGCCACGTCAGCATGAGTGACGACGCGGACTTCAAGTTGTCCTCGCGCAGCAGTCTGAAGAGCGACAGCGACGACAAGTTCAGCTCTTCGAGGAAGATGGCGGTGGAGCGGCGAGCCAAGGAGTCCGAGAACCtcaccaacaacatcaacatgaTGCTGGACAAGATGAGGAAGCACAGCCTGGGTGAGCTGGACACCTTCCCTCTCAAGAACCTTGACGCACCCCGCCGAACCCGTTCCGTCCGGTCAagattctcttcttcctacggCTACTCCAAGTAA
- the LOC123510417 gene encoding uncharacterized protein LOC123510417, with amino-acid sequence MPNVFTRTPTSNTSRRRRRMRRAGRARSMDVARGATEFYPHLLAGSFKREAREDVVRQLNLPPLPPALEEATKNKWEPDYRVPETSFTAKQEGLADFDPRDTASIEERYQKLRKLREELNLPVEGAESSALNSLRSGSLGLGAGGTAAGYGAEKDSYMSERTTRTMAASGGPEEASSYSFRSAKMNGNAGGATEGYKYKAESSSTSEYKRGGDQGTTEYRFRSERGATGDQNSLEYKPRSERTAAGDQGSTYEYKSRLNRGGDGDQSSTYDYKSRLNRGGDGDQKTYEYKTRTERGGGDQNSYEYKYKTESSAAQNNSYEYKPRSERGADSGSDYKSRFELKSDDYKSKAVDFDLPKTDRKKDDYSFSSSNDRKTERFSSLSSSTASASKEKSLASSSKVDEKELDDDNVSDMMKKLPSSQEILERISKMELDD; translated from the exons ATGCCGAACGTTTTTACCAGGACTCCTACAAGCAATACCTctcggagaaggaggagaatgcgGCGGGCTGGCCGGGCCCGGTCCATGGATGTTGCTCGGGGTGCCACCGAGTTCTACCCTCACCTGCTGGCCGGCTCCTTCAAGCGGGAGGCACGGGAAGATGTGGTGCGACAACTCAACCTCCCGCCCCTTCCCCCTGCCCTCGAGGAGGCCACTAAGAACAAGTGGGAGCCAGACTACCGAGTGCCCGAGACAAGCTTCACGGCGAAGCAGGAGGGCCTGGCTGACTTCGACCCGCGGGACACAGCCAGCATCGAGGAGCGCTACCAGAAACTCAGGAAGCTACGGGAGGAGCTCAACCTTCCTGTGGAGGGCGCCGAGTCCTCTGCCTTGAACTCCCTGCGTAGTGGATCGCTAGGTCTCGGAGCGGGAGGCACGGCGGCAGGATATGGCGCTGAGAAGGACTCCTACATGTCTGAACGAACCACGCGAACAATGGCTGCCTCTGGTGGTCCTGAGGAAGCTTCTTCCTACAGCTTCAGGTCCGCCAAGATGAACGGCAACGCGGGAGGCGCTACGGAAGGCTACAAGTACAAGGCAGAGAGCAGTAGCACGAGCGAGTACAAGCGTGGCGGTGACCAGGGCACGACCGAGTACAGGTTTAGGTCTGAGCGAGGAGCGACAGGTGACCAAAACTCCTTGGAGTACAAGCCTAGGTCTGAGCGAACCGCCGCAGGTGACCAGGGCAGCACTTACGAGTATAAGTCCAG GCTGAACAGGGGAGGCGACGGTGACCAGAGCAGCACTTACGATTACAAGTCCAGGCTGAACAGGGGAGGCGACGGTGACCAGAAGACTTATGAATACAAAACGAGGACTGAGAGGGGCGGAGGTGACCAGAACTCTTATGAATACAAATACAAGACTGAGAGTAGCGCAGCCCAGAATAATTCTTATGAATATAAGCCCCGGTCTGAGCGGGGCGCGGACTCTGGCAGCGACTACAAGTCTCGATTCGAGCTGAAATCAGACGACTACAAGTCCAAGGCGGTGGACTTCGACCTACCCAAGACTGACCGCAAGAAGGACgattactccttctcttcctcgaaTGACAGAAAGACGGAGAGGTTCTCGAGTCTGTCCTCCAGCACCGCCTCCGCCTCGAAGGAGAAGTCCCTGGCCTCCTCCAGCAAGGTGGACGAGAAGGAACTGGACGACGACAACGTGTCCGACATGATGAAGAAACTTCCTTCCTCGCAGGAAATCCTCGAGAGAATCAGTAAAATGGAGCTTGATGATTGA